The Longibacter salinarum genome includes a region encoding these proteins:
- a CDS encoding helix-turn-helix domain-containing protein translates to MQNQVEKPVLDAKEAATRLDLDPSTVRYRCRAGRYPGAFKVGKSWAIPRMAVLEEAEKPKA, encoded by the coding sequence ATGCAGAATCAAGTAGAAAAACCGGTTTTAGACGCGAAGGAGGCGGCTACCCGCCTCGACCTTGATCCGTCAACCGTCCGGTATCGGTGCCGAGCTGGACGATATCCCGGCGCCTTCAAGGTTGGCAAATCGTGGGCAATCCCACGCATGGCCGTCCTCGAGGAGGCGGAGAAGCCGAAAGCATAA